A region from the Lolium perenne isolate Kyuss_39 chromosome 4, Kyuss_2.0, whole genome shotgun sequence genome encodes:
- the LOC127294650 gene encoding ribulose bisphosphate carboxylase/oxygenase activase B, chloroplastic, which yields MAAAFSSTVGARPASTPTSFLGKKVKKQAAVNYHGGNKINSRVVRVMAAKELDEGKQTDQDRWKGLYYDTSDDQQDITRGKGIVDSLFQAPMGDGTHEAVLSSYEYISQGLRKYDFDNTMDGLYIAPAFMDKLVVHLAKNFMTLPNIKVPLILGIWGGKGQGKSFQCELVFSKMGINPIMMSAGELESGNAGEPAKLIRQRYREAADMIKKGKMCCLFINDLDAGAGRMGGTTQYTVNNQMVNATLMNIADAPTNVQLPGMYNKEENPRVPIIVTGNDFSTLYAPLIRDGRMEKFYWAPTREDRIGVCKGIFRTDNVPDEAVVKLVDTFPGQSIDFFGALRARVYDDEVRKWVSEIGVENIPKRLVNSREGPPTFEQPKMTIEKLMEYGHMLVQEQDNVKRVQLADKYLSEAALGSANDDAMKTGTFYGKAT from the exons ATGGCTGCTGCTTTCTCATCCACCGTTGGAGCCCGGCCG GCGTCGACACCGACCAGCTTCCTTGGGAAGAAAGTGAAGAAGCAGGCTGCAGTGAACTACCATGGCGGCAACAAGATCAACAGCAGGGTGGTCAGGGTCATGGCGGCCAAGGAGCTCGACGAGGGGAAACAGACGGACCAGGACAGGTGGAAGGGCCTTTACTACGACACCTCCGACGACCAGCAGGACATTACCAGGGGGAAAGGTATCGTGGACTCTCTGTTCCAGGCGCCCATGGGCGACGGCACCCACGAGGCGGTGCTCAGCTCTTACGAGTACATCAGCCAGGGCCTACGGAAGTACGACTTCGACAACACCATGGACGGCCTCTACATCGCCCCTGCGTTCATGGACAAGCTCGTGGTCCACCTCGCCAAGAACTTCATGACACTCCCCAACATCAAGGTCCCTCTCATCCTCGGTATCTGGGGAGGCAAGGGGCAGGGCAAGTCCTTCCAGTGCGAGCTCGTCTTCTCCAAGATGGGCATCAACCCCATCATGATGAGTGCCGGAGAGCTGGAGAGTGGCAACGCCGGAGAGCCAGCCAAGCTCATCAGGCAGCGGTACCGTGAGGCTGCAGACATGATCAAGAAGGGTAAAATGTGCTGCCTCTTCATCAACGACCTCGACGCCGGTGCGGGTCGGATGGGCGGCACCACGCAGTACACGGTGAACAACCAGATGGTGAACGCCACCCTGATGAACATCGCCGACGCCCCCACCAACGTGCAGCTGCCCGGGATGTACAACAAGGAGGAGAACCCACGTGTACCCATCATCGTCACGGGCAACGATTTCTCGACACTGTACGCACCACTGATCCGTGACGGTCGCATGGAGAAGTTCTACTGGGCGCCCACACGGGAGGACCGCATTGGCGTCTGCAAGGGCATCTTCCGCACCGACAATGTCCCCGACGAGGCCGTCGTCAAGCTCGTCGACACCTTCCCGGGGCAGTCCATCGACTTCTTCGGTGCGCTGCGGGCGCGGGTCTACGACGACGAAGTGCGCAAGTGGGTCAGCGAGATTGGCGTCGAGAACATCCCCAAGCGGCTCGTCAACTCCCGCGAGGGGCCGCCGACGTTCGAGCAGCCGAAGATGACGATCGAGAAGCTCATGGAATACGGGCACATGCTGGTGCAGGAGCAGGACAACGTCAAGCGCGTGCAGCTCGCCGACAAGTACCTCAGCGAGGCGGCACTCGGCAGCGCCAACGACGACGCCATGAAGACGGGCACCTTCTACGGCAAGGCCACTTGA
- the LOC127294649 gene encoding ribulose bisphosphate carboxylase/oxygenase activase A, chloroplastic isoform X1: MAASFSSTVGAPVSTPTSFLGKKLKKQVTSAVNYNGKSFKANRFTVMAKDLDEGKQTDQDKWKGLAYDISDDQQDITRGKGIVDALFQAPMGDGTHEAVLSSYEYLSQGLKQYDFDNTMGGFYIAPAFMDKLVVHLSKNFMTLPNIKIPLILGIWGGKGQGKSFQCELVFAKMGINPIMMSAGELESGNAGEPAKLIRQRYREAADMIKKGKMCCLFINDLDAGAGRMGGTTQYTVNNQMVNATLMNIADAPTNVQLPGMYNKEENPRVPIIVTGNDFSTLYAPLIRDGRMEKFYWAPTREDRIGVCKGIFQTDNVSDESVVKIVDTFPGQSIDFFGALRARVYDDEVRKWVSSTGIENIGKRLVNSRDGPVTFEQPKMTVEKLLEYGHMLVQEQDNVKRVQLADTYMSQAALGDANQDAMKTGSFYGKGAQQGTLPVPEGCTDREAKNFDPTARSDDGSCLYTF, encoded by the exons ATGGCTGCTTCCTTCTCCTCCACCGTCGGAGCTCCG GTGTCCACGCCGACCAGCTTCCTTGGGAAGAAGCTCAAGAAGCAGGTGACCTCGGCAGTGAACTACAATGGAAAGAGCTTCAAGGCCAACAGGTTCACAGTCATGGCCAAGGACCTCGATGAGGGAAAGCAGACCGACCAGGACAAGTGGAAAGGCCTGGCCTACGACATCTCCGACGACCAGCAGGACATCACCAGGGGGAAGGGTATCGTGGACGCCCTCTTCCAGGCTCCCATGGGTGACGGGACGCACGAGGCCGTCCTCAGCTCCTACGAGTACCTCAGCCAGGGCCTGAAGCAGTACGACTTCGACAACACCATGGGAGGCTTCTACATCGCCCCGGCTTTCATGGACAAGCTCGTTGTCCACCTCTCCAAGAACTTCATGACCCTGCCCAACATCAAG ATCCCACTCATCTTGGGTATCTGGGGAGGCAAGGGTCAAGGAAAATCCTTCCAGTGTGAGCTTGTCTTCGCCAAGATGGGCATCAA CCCAATCATGATGAGTGCCGGAGAGCTGGAGAGTGGCAACGCCGGAGAGCCAGCCAAGCTCATCAGGCAGCGGTACCGTGAGGCTGCAGACATGATCAAGAAGGGTAAGATGTGCTGCCTCTTCATCAACGATCTCGACGCCGGTGCGGGTCGGATGGGTGGAACCACCCAGTACACCGTCAACAACCAGATGGTGAACGCCACCCTCATGAACATTGCGGATGCACCCACCAACGTGCAGCTCCCAGGAATGTACAACAAGGAGGAGAACCCCCGTGTTCCCATCATCGTCACGGGTAACGATTTCTCCACCTTGTACGCGCCCCTCATCCGTGACGGCCGTATGGAGAAGTTCTACTGGGCTCCCACCCGCGAGGACCGGATCGGTGTCTGCAAGGGTATCTTCCAAACTGACAACGTCAGCGACGAGTCCGTCGTCAAGATCGTTGACACCTTCCCAGGCCAATCCATCG ACTTTTTCGGTGCTCTGCGTGCTCGGGTGTACGATGACGAGGTCCGCAAGTGGGTCTCCTCCACCGGAATTGAGAACATCGGCAAGAGGCTAGTGAACTCACGGGACGGACCCGTCACCTTCGAGCAGCCAAAGATGACAGTTGAGAAGTTGTTGGAGTACGGCCACATGCTTGTCCAGGAGCAGGACAATGTCAAGCGTGTGCAGCTTGCTGACACTTACATGAGCCAGGCAGCTCTGGGTGATGCTAACCAGGATGCCATGAAGACTGGTTCCTTCTACG GTAAAGGAGCACAACAAGGAACTTTGCCTGTGCCGGAAGGTTGTACCGACCGGGAAGCCAAGAACTTCGACCCAACTGCGAGGAGCGACGATGGCAGCTGCCTTTACACCTTTTAA
- the LOC127294649 gene encoding ribulose bisphosphate carboxylase/oxygenase activase A, chloroplastic isoform X2, translating into MAASFSSTVGAPVSTPTSFLGKKLKKQVTSAVNYNGKSFKANRFTVMAKDLDEGKQTDQDKWKGLAYDISDDQQDITRGKGIVDALFQAPMGDGTHEAVLSSYEYLSQGLKQYDFDNTMGGFYIAPAFMDKLVVHLSKNFMTLPNIKIPLILGIWGGKGQGKSFQCELVFAKMGINPIMMSAGELESGNAGEPAKLIRQRYREAADMIKKGKMCCLFINDLDAGAGRMGGTTQYTVNNQMVNATLMNIADAPTNVQLPGMYNKEENPRVPIIVTGNDFSTLYAPLIRDGRMEKFYWAPTREDRIGVCKGIFQTDNVSDESVVKIVDTFPGQSIDFFGALRARVYDDEVRKWVSSTGIENIGKRLVNSRDGPVTFEQPKMTVEKLLEYGHMLVQEQDNVKRVQLADTYMSQAALGDANQDAMKTGSFYG; encoded by the exons ATGGCTGCTTCCTTCTCCTCCACCGTCGGAGCTCCG GTGTCCACGCCGACCAGCTTCCTTGGGAAGAAGCTCAAGAAGCAGGTGACCTCGGCAGTGAACTACAATGGAAAGAGCTTCAAGGCCAACAGGTTCACAGTCATGGCCAAGGACCTCGATGAGGGAAAGCAGACCGACCAGGACAAGTGGAAAGGCCTGGCCTACGACATCTCCGACGACCAGCAGGACATCACCAGGGGGAAGGGTATCGTGGACGCCCTCTTCCAGGCTCCCATGGGTGACGGGACGCACGAGGCCGTCCTCAGCTCCTACGAGTACCTCAGCCAGGGCCTGAAGCAGTACGACTTCGACAACACCATGGGAGGCTTCTACATCGCCCCGGCTTTCATGGACAAGCTCGTTGTCCACCTCTCCAAGAACTTCATGACCCTGCCCAACATCAAG ATCCCACTCATCTTGGGTATCTGGGGAGGCAAGGGTCAAGGAAAATCCTTCCAGTGTGAGCTTGTCTTCGCCAAGATGGGCATCAA CCCAATCATGATGAGTGCCGGAGAGCTGGAGAGTGGCAACGCCGGAGAGCCAGCCAAGCTCATCAGGCAGCGGTACCGTGAGGCTGCAGACATGATCAAGAAGGGTAAGATGTGCTGCCTCTTCATCAACGATCTCGACGCCGGTGCGGGTCGGATGGGTGGAACCACCCAGTACACCGTCAACAACCAGATGGTGAACGCCACCCTCATGAACATTGCGGATGCACCCACCAACGTGCAGCTCCCAGGAATGTACAACAAGGAGGAGAACCCCCGTGTTCCCATCATCGTCACGGGTAACGATTTCTCCACCTTGTACGCGCCCCTCATCCGTGACGGCCGTATGGAGAAGTTCTACTGGGCTCCCACCCGCGAGGACCGGATCGGTGTCTGCAAGGGTATCTTCCAAACTGACAACGTCAGCGACGAGTCCGTCGTCAAGATCGTTGACACCTTCCCAGGCCAATCCATCG ACTTTTTCGGTGCTCTGCGTGCTCGGGTGTACGATGACGAGGTCCGCAAGTGGGTCTCCTCCACCGGAATTGAGAACATCGGCAAGAGGCTAGTGAACTCACGGGACGGACCCGTCACCTTCGAGCAGCCAAAGATGACAGTTGAGAAGTTGTTGGAGTACGGCCACATGCTTGTCCAGGAGCAGGACAATGTCAAGCGTGTGCAGCTTGCTGACACTTACATGAGCCAGGCAGCTCTGGGTGATGCTAACCAGGATGCCATGAAGACTGGTTCCTTCTACGGTTAG